One Vicia villosa cultivar HV-30 ecotype Madison, WI linkage group LG5, Vvil1.0, whole genome shotgun sequence genomic window, ggcTTTAAATAAAGATACCTGAATGTGATGATTGTTTaggtttaattggtaattaagccaaggggttttattttgaaattcaaaatacaaatccctcttctctctcttcaTGACTGTTGGGACATAACTATTGGGATAAGATGTGACTGTTAGAATAAAGTGTCTATAAAAGGACACCTTTATGCAAGAAATACTAACTTTTCTCATTCCTTCTCATTTCTCAAAATACATAAAAGTATCTTCATCATCAAAGATACACATAAGGAAGAAGGAAGAGAGTAGAGAACAATTGAAATAAAGAATTGAGAACCAGACAAGAATCGCCGTAATGGATCCGGGTACGTTTTTATCGTTCTTCATAGAATTTAAAACACCGTGAAAATCATGATATCAagatccaaaataaaataatcctaacagttggtatcagagcattgatTATAGATATTGTGATTTTccgataataattaatttaacaaacaaTCATTTTCCATAATTGCATTTTCATTTATATGCACAGTACGTGTTTCCATAGTCATTTTCATTTATACGGTAAGCATTGAAACACGGAGCATTGGAATTGGAATTAATGTTAATACTTAATATACATATGCACAGTAAGAGATTCACAATATACATGCAGTATGTGTTTCTCATGTCTAGCAAACTATTTTAATCTTTTGCAAATAAATCATAAATAACTATTGTTTATGCGGAAAGCAGTGTGCTAACGTTTTAACGTTTTCGTATATTTAAATTTGCAAGTTATAGTTGCTTCCTGTGCAtacattgtttttattttattttatatattatatataattaattgctTTAGAATCATTATATTGAGAATTTGTTAATCACCAAAGTGATCAAATTCGTTAAAGTTTACGATTCTAAATTatgaaaatgatttttgattTGATGCTATATGGAGAACATATTtatgttaaattataattattataagacaTATATAGATCATCCAAAGATGGATCGTGActtataattaatgaaattaaagTATTTATTTACTCATTGCTTGTATATCCAAAGATAGACATGCATGTTATTTTGAGTATGACTAATTCTTCATTTAGCATcggtttattttattaaaatgtatTTATGAATCACCCAAAGGTGAATTTAGATACATGTTTAAAGATAATTGGTTTGAATCCTTGAAGTTTATTCAAAGCATTAACGTATGAACGTGTTTTAAATGTTTGCAGTTGCTACTAATATGTTTGCTTTGGGCAATGCAATGACAAAGTTCAATGGGCTGAACTATGCTGATTGGTCTGAAAAGATTCAGTTTCAACTGGGTGTTATGGACTTGGATATGGCATTGATAATGAATGAAAAGCCCGCGGCCATTACGGAGGATAGTACCGAAGATGAAAGGTCTCTTTTTGAGGCTTGGGAAAGGTCCAACAGGTTGTCTTTGAACTTGATGAGAATGACGATGGCAGACAATGTTAAGCCATCTATACCCAACACTAAAAATGCAAGGGAATTTATGAAAAATGTGAAAGAGTATTCAAATTCTGAAATTACTGACAAATCTGTTGTGGGGAATTTGATGAGTGAGTTGACGACTAAAAAGTTTGAATGGTCTCAACCCATTCATGATCATGTGACGCAAATGGGAAATTTGGCGGCAAAGTTGAAGTCCTTAGGTATGGACGTGAATGAATCTTTTCTTGTACAGTTTATCATTAACTCGCTTCCTCTTGAGTTTGGACAGTTCCAGGTGAACTACAACACCATCAAAGAAAAATGGAACTTTCAAGAAATTAAAGCTATGTTGGTTCAAGAAGAAGGGAGGCTAAAGAAGATGAAGGATCATTCTGTTCATCTCACGACTCACGATGGAGCCAGTTGCAGTAAGGTTAAGCCCGGCAAGAAGGACAAGAAAAAGGGAAAATCTCCTTTAAAGGTTAATGATGGTGGAGTCCaaaaggaaaagaagtgctatttCTGTAAGGAGAACGGAcacttcaagaaggattgtcCTAAGAGAAAGATGTGGTTCGAAAAGAAAGGTATGTTTTATGTTTCCATAAATTTCGAATCAAATCTTATTGAAGTACCAAATAATACTTGGTGGCTTGATTCGGGTGCGACTACTCATGTGTCACATATTATGCAGGGATTCCTTTCGATCCAAACCATAAAAGGAAGTGAAAAATTTCTTTATATGGGAAACAGAATGAAGGCACGAATAGAAGGAATAGGGACGTATAGATTGGTCTTggatactggatatcatatagaTCTGAAAAGTTGTCTTTATGTACCTGGATGTGCTAGGAATTTAGTTTCTGTTGCAAAGTTAGATggattgaattttaattttaagattGGAAACGGTGTATTTACTTTATTTAAAGATTCATACAATTATGGTTCTGGTATTTTAATTGATGGTTTATATCGTTTTAATCTTGATGATAATTTTAAAGAATCTCTGTTTAATATTGAACATGTTGTTGGTAGTAAGCGAAGTAAAAATAATGAGAGTTCTGCTTATTTGTGGCATCAAAGATTAGGTCACATATCTAAAGAAAGAGTAACGAGGTTAATGAAAGATGAAGTATTACCTCTTTTAGATTTTGGTGACTGGAATATATGTTTGGATTGCATTAAAGGAAAACATTCCAAACAAATATCTAAGAATTCGTCTACAAGAAGCAGTGAACTCCTTGAATTGATACGCACTGATATTTGTGGTCCCTTCGATATCCCTTCTTGGGGAGGCGAAAAGTATTTTCTCACTTTTATTGATGACTTCTCACGTTATTGTTACTTGTATTTATTGCATGAAAAATCTCAATCAGTGGACATGCTAAAAGTATTCATTGATGAGGTGGAAAGGCAATTAGATAGAAAAGTAAAGATAGTGAGGTCTGATAGAGGTGGTGAGTATTATGGAAAATATAATGAGAAAGGACAATGTccaggcccatttgcaaagttccTCGAAAGTCGGGGCATATGTGCACAATATACTATGCCTggcacaccacaacaaaatggtgtggctgAGAGGCGGAATCGTACTCTCATGAATATGGTTAGGTCAATGTTAAATTATAGTAATGTACCATTATCATTGTGGACCTACGCATTAAGGACCGCTGCGTATTTGATTAATAGGATTCCTAGCAAGGCAGTTcctaagactccttatgaactatGGACAGGAAGGAAACCTAGTTTAAGGCATCTTCATATTTGGGGATGTCAAGCTGAAGGAAGGGTGTATAATCCACATGAAAAGAAGCTTGATGCAAGAACCATTAGTGGTTTTTTCATTGGGTATCCTGAAAAATCAAAAGGGTATAGATTTTATTGTCCTGATCATAGTACGAGAATAATTGAGTCTGGTAATGCTCGGTTTATTGAAAATGGCCAGTTCAGTGGGAGTGAGAAATCACGTAAAGTATATATTATGGAGACTCGTGGAGAACCCTCTTCACCTAAAGAATCTTCTCAGGTTGTTCTCCCTGTTGTTGTAGTACCGTCGTACAACACACATAGACAACAAATTAATATTCAAAACCCACAAAATGAACATATAGTTGATGAACCGGTTGACAATGTACAAGTCACTAATGAGCAAGAAGAAGTTATCGAAGAAACACAAGAAATAGCTGTAAGAAGGTCTGAAAGGCAAAGAAGACCAGCTATTTCAAATGATTATGTTATTTATTCACTTGAACATGAATGTGACTTGAGCATTGGTGAGGATCCAGTCTCATTTAAACAAGCCATGGAAAGTGACAATTCTGAAAATTGGCTCAATGCTATGAAAGAAGAGTTAAAATCAATGCGTGACAATAATGTATGGGATCTAGTTGAGTTGCCTAAAGGTTCAAAACGAGTTGGTTGTAAATGGGTCTTTAAGACCAAACGGGACTCGAAAGGCAATATTGAAATATATAAAGCTAGACTTGTCGCCAAAGGTTTCACTCAAAAGGATGGTGTTGATTACAACGAAACCTTTTCTCCTGTTTCAAAGAAGGACTCTTTGAGAATTGTTTTGGCTTTGGTGGCTCATTATGACTTAGAGCTTCACCAATTGGATGTGAAGACCGCCTTTCTAAATGGTGACCTAGAGGAAGAAGTATATATGGCTCAACCCGAAGGTTTTGTTACTACAGGAAAAGAAAATTTAGTGTGTAAATTAAAGAAGTCAATATATGGACTAAAGCAAGCTTCCAGACAATGGTATCTTAAATTCAACAATACTATTTTGTCATATGGTTTTGTAGAGAACACCGTAGATCggtgtatctatatgaaggttAGTGGGAGCAAATtcataattttagttttatatgttgatgatatcttaCTTGCTGCCAATGATTTTGCTTTACTACATGATGTAAAGAAGTTTCTCTCCAATAAATTTGAAATGAAGGATATGGGTGAGGCATCCTATGTGATAGGAATAGAAATATTCCGTGTGTAGCGCTAAAAAATACTCGAGGTGTCTACACGCTCGAAgaggaacagagtcgccaccgatctttatttattccaaaaaaggAAAGGGGAAATGTCGAAGAAAAcccatgaataaaaacaaatgaataaGACGGTCattgtaaccaaattagggttcgggagtcggttaggcaaggggaaggtattagcacccctcacctccatcgtactcgatgggacccatttaattagttttatgaatgagtgtttgcgtaatgtttgcgttctttagtttattaatcgataaaagagaaaagaaaaagattttgatttttttattattgtgctcgccaagacgtttgtgtcttgtgcctacgtattccctcgtgcaatgggaaagtcagagcaatcgtagttcgaataaaaaactacgagtttgttggttaattttatgaaggatgtttagtgtttggttcaaaggatcaaaggtattcaagaggtgtgcacttcttgtcactcgatcacttcaaTTTGATAAAGAATGCTTAAAGTTtgtttcaaaggatcaaaggtattcaagaggtgtgcacttcttgtcacttgatcgcttcgatttaattaagaatgatatttttaggtttgattcaaaggatcaaaggtattcaagaggtgtgcacttcttgtcacttgatcacttcgatttaattaagaatgatatttttaggtttgattcaaaggatcaaaggtattcaagaggtgtgcacttcttgtcacttgatcacttcgatttaattaagaaagatatttttaggtttgattcaaaggatcaaaggtattcaagaggtgtgcacttcttgtcacttgatcgcttcgatttaattaagaatgatatttttaggtttgattcaaaggatcaaaggtattcaagaggtgttcacttcttgtcacttgatcgctttgatttgattaagatattttaattcaaaagatcaaggtattcaagaggtgttcacttcttgtcacttgatcgctttgatttgattaagatattttaattcaaaagatcaaggtattcaagaggtgttcacttcttgtcacttgatcactttgatatggttaaaaaaaagaagattaacaacttgacgttggatcaagcgttttagggtttatgaaattggtctaatcgcacttgggcggaaaaGACAGGTTTTGAAATGAGATTCACACTTGGGTGAAATTTGCGCTTGGGTAATGAAAAGACTTCGCGCTTGGGCGAAAAATGAAATAATGAATTCGAATTgcttttgaagttttttttttgtgagaaTATGAAATGAGctcgacattggatcgagaaGTTTTATTGAATGAAGATtgatttttggtatgaaataAACCAAAATAGagaataaaaatctaataaaaagaacgtgtttttttttggattttttagatgttaaaaagaaaaaataaaaatttaaacttaaaacattttttttgtatttttaataagaatgtagaaaagaaaattaaactcctatataaaaaataaaaatgcataacCTCAtgaaaatataaaactaaaagGATAATTGCTAAGAAGTTAATTGGGTCAGGGGGTGTGAAATCCTGATGGACGTGCGAAGGCCCAAATaaatctgaaaaaaatataaaacaaaacctCTTGGGGCGGACCGGTTCAAAGGAGTCCGGACCCAATTAACCTACACACACGGGTTTGAGGAACCCTAAAGAAAACTCTCTCAGCATCTCGTGTCTCTCTATCTCTTCTTCCACAATGAAACTCTCTTATCTCTCTCGGCCTCATCTCTGATTCTCACATGAACACCAAAACGAAACACCGTGCTTCTCTCTCACGGTTCAACTCTCGGTTCGACAACAAAATCTATCTCTCTTTCCAACTGCGATTCAATCAAAACAAACTCCTCTCATGATTCTCTGTTCATCACTCGCGGTCTACTAACGGTTCTACCCGGTTTCTCTCGGTGCaacattcaataaaataaaatcatcagaGAACAAATCCCTAATCCCTTTCAATCCCTAATACCCCAGATTTCATAATTTCGGTGATTACATGGATAGATTACAGCAATAAACAAAGAAACATAAAACAAcaatgaaacaaataaaaagctacaTCGTGAATGAGGAAATCTCTAGGTATGATTCTAAATCCTTACCTTCTTTGCTCTGCTTAggctccttcttcttctttctacCTCAGAGCTGTGTTTCTATTTTCCGCGGCTTCAATTTGTGATGCGTGAAGGCTTTGTGAGTTGAGTTGTGCGAGTTAGGTTTATGGTGATTGTATTGAGTGGTTTTGTTCTGAGTTTGGTTTCAGCAGAGATTTAAACCAAGTAATTGTTGGTTTATGGAGTTGAAGGTATGTTGTGGAAATTTGGATGGTGAAGGCGAGCTTCTGTTTTTATGTGTTTGGATATGGTTGAGTCAAGGTGCAAGGTTCTGATTATGATGTTGAGGTTGCTATTGAGTGTATCGTTTTTTGTGTGTGAGGTTTAGGGAAGGTCAGAGTTTGGTTGTTGAGAGGTTTTTTTGTTTACCGAATCTGTTCTCTTTTTCCCCCCTTTGTTATGAGATTGTTGGGTGGTCTTATAGGTGAATTGCAATGAGTTTTGGGGGGAAATTGTGGTGAATTTTGAACACTTTCAGTATGCTGATTTTAGCTTTTTTGATGCAGGTAATTGTATGACTATTTTTGAGCAATTCTTGGACTGGTCTGGCAGGTCTTTGGTGGAGCAGCAAAttgcaatttttgttgttttatgcagGTTTGGACCAGAGTGTTTGGACTGATGCATTTGTTTTGAGATAGCAGGAAAGATGATGGTGAAACATGGCAAGTGAAGACaaattttttgtactatattttttgtTTGACTTGTACTAAAATTGataacaaagaaaaaaagaaatgggCTTTGATGAATGGGCCTTACACTGActctttttttatttgtataacaataactaaaataaatcctaaaacaTAAAAATACCACTATTCCTAATAAATGAacaagataaaaattaaaataaatttaaactagaaattaaaacacaatttttttatttaaaatataataataataaaaacaaacaattatttaTTATCTAAGAATAAAATGAAACTTGGATAAATAAGCAACTATGTGGATGTAAaagctatttttgttgactttaataaaagtctaattttttttttaaaatatgcaaCGATGTGATAATGCAGATGAAATACGAATGTGATAATATCAAGTGAATGAaatatgcgggtcaaaaattggggtgcgacaccgTGATAGATCACAAGGATTATTGGGATTGTCTCAGAAAggctttataaataaaatattagagaGATTCAGAATGGATAAATGCTCCACAAGTATAGTTCCTATTCAGAAAGGGGATAAATTTAGTCAAATGCAATGTCCCAAAAATGAATTAGAACGAAAGGAAATGGAATATATTCCCTATGCATCAGTGGTTGGGAGCTTGATGTATGCCCAAACATGTACCCGACCAGATATTAGTTTTGCTGTTGGTATGTTAGGACGATACCAAAGTAATCCTGGAATGGATCACTGGAAAGCTGCAAAGAAAGTTCTTAGGTACTTACAAGGAACCAAAGATTACATGCTCACATATAGAAGATCAGATCACCTTGAAGTGATTGGCTACTCAGATTCAGACTTTGCAGGATGTGTGGACTCAAGAAAATCCACATTTGGATATGTTTTTCTTCTGGCTGGAGGAGCAATATCATGGAAGAGTGGAAAACAGTCCACCATTGCTACTTCTACTATGGAGGCAGAATTTGTGGCATGCTTTGAGGCCACAATTCAATCATTGTGGTTGTGGAACTTCACCTTAGGGCTTGGTATTGTCGACACTATAGATAGGCCGCTAAGGATTTATTGTGATAATTCTGCAGCTGTCTTCTTCTCTAAGAATGATAAATATTCTAAAGGTGCTAAACACATGGAATTGAAGTACTTATCAGTGAAAGAAGAAGTGCAGAAACAAAAGGTGTCATTTGAACATATTGGTACAGATTTAATGATAGCGGATCCGTTAACTAAAGGTTTACCGCCCAAGACATTTGTTGGCCATGTAGAAAGGATGGGCATTATGTAAAAGTCCTTGTTAACATTTGGTATATATACATGTATAGTTTAATGTTCGTATTGTATGACACTTGTGAATTCAATTAAAGTTATGTTTCTGCTGAGTTTGTTATCCATATTATGTTATAAATGCTATTGTTAATATGTGATGACTAGGGTGTTTTTGAAAAGACATGAAAGACACATTATTGTATTCCCTAAAGTTATTTGAATTGAAATGATTTGTGATACATGGAAGGAATCAAGTTGATTAATAATTTGTGACCGCCATGATCCGATTATTTCAATTCATTAAAGATAATGATTTGGTGCTTTCAATGAATGGTGCACAATTATGGTATAAGATTGAAACGTCAAGTTGTCACATGAGTCAAGTGGGAGATTGTtggattaatattaatttattaattaattaggtgtgactcatgtaaataaattttggcTTTAAATAAAGATACCTGAATGTGATGATTGTTTaggtttaattggtaattaagccaaggggttttattttgaaattcaaaatacaaatccctcttctctctcttcaTGACTGTTGGGACATAACTATTGGGATAAGATGTGACTGTTAGAATAAAGTGTCTATAAAAGGACACCTTTATGCAAGAAATACTAACTTTTCTCATTCCTTCTCATTTCTCAAAATACATAAAAGTATCTTCATCATCAAAGATACACATAAGGAAGAAGGAAGAGAGGAGAGAACAATTGAAATAAAGAATTGAGAACCAGACAAGAATCGCCGTAATGGATCCGGGTACGTTTTTATCGTTCTTCATAGAATTTAAAACACCGTGAAAATCATGATATCAagatccaaaataaaataatcctaacatattattctagacatgtaTGTGCGGGGTGTATGACTGTCACGACAAAAAGAATTAAATGAAGAAGGAAATAATTATTTGGGATTTTATAAAAGGAATTAGATGTTTaagaatttaaaaaaacaaatgaacTGAGCTGTGAGACAGCCACGTGACAGATTGTAGAAAAGCAGGAGTGAATTAGATTTTGGTTGCATTACAACTCACAATTTATGTTTTGGTC contains:
- the LOC131604243 gene encoding secreted RxLR effector protein 161-like; protein product: MDKCSTSIVPIQKGDKFSQMQCPKNELERKEMEYIPYASVVGSLMYAQTCTRPDISFAVGMLGRYQSNPGMDHWKAAKKVLRYLQGTKDYMLTYRRSDHLEVIGYSDSDFAGCVDSRKSTFGYVFLLAGGAISWKSGKQSTIATSTMEAEFVACFEATIQSLWLWNFTLGLGIVDTIDRPLRIYCDNSAAVFFSKNDKYSKGAKHMELKYLSVKEEVQKQKVSFEHIGTDLMIADPLTKGLPPKTFVGHVERMGIM